One genomic window of Solanum stenotomum isolate F172 chromosome 9, ASM1918654v1, whole genome shotgun sequence includes the following:
- the LOC125875615 gene encoding ABC transporter G family member 9-like: MEDIQITQLESAAIFKKTNFPVTLKFENVVYKIKPKSEGMFNNSSKSQEEKIILRGITGIVFPGEMLAMLGPSGSGKTTLLTGLGGRLSGRLEGTITYNGMPFKNAMKRYTGFVTQDDVLYPHLTVTETLVYTALLRLPKTLSHMEKVAHAEAVISQLGLTKCKDSIIGGPLLRGISGGERKRVSIGQEMLINPSLLFLDEPTSGLDSTTAQKIVSTLWELVNGGRTIAMTIHQPSSRLFYMFHKVLLLSEGNPLYFGRGEDVMAYFSSIGFSPSVAMNPSDFLLDLANGVIDDPQEDQASIKQTLVTAFKTNLLDGVKEELQKYDDSADHEKLQKGKLDRWSNTWWNESVVLFRRGMKERKHDSFSFLKVGQVLIVSILCAMLWWRSCDIQDQTGLMFFITSFWGFYPLFQAIFTFPPERMMLEKERSSGMYRLSSYFMSRIVGDLPMELVLPTVFVIITYWTTGLKQSPVNFFSTLFTVLYGVLVAQGLGLAIGAMIMDLKSATVLASVIMLSFTLVSGFFVQHVPSFISWLKYISLSQYTFKLLIGSQYEADEMYHCGIVDATCYVHDFPAIKSVGLGGKAISVVALTIMLVGYRLLAYLVLTRIGVTKK, from the exons TTTGAAAATGTTGTGTACAAGATTAAGCCCAAGTCTGAAGGGATGTTTAACAATTCCTCTAAATcacaagaagagaaaataatctTAAGAGGTATAACCGGTATAGTCTTCCCCGGTGAAATGCTGGCCATGTTAGGCCCCTCGGGCAGTGGTAAAACAACGTTGTTAACGGGGTTAGGAGGTCGTCTAAGTGGTCGTCTTGAAGGTACTATAACTTATAATGGAATGCCCTTCAAAAATGCTATGAAGCGTTACACCGGATTTGTTACTCAAGACGATGTTCTTTACCCTCATCTAACTGTCACAGAAACACTAGTATACACTGCCTTGCTTCGGTTGCCTAAAACCTTATCACACATGGAAAAAGTCGCGCATGCTGAGGCTGTAATTTCTCAATTGGGATTGACGAAATGCAAGGATAGTATTATTGGAGGTCCGTTATTGAGAGGAATTTCTGGAGGGGAAAGGAAAAGAGTTAGCATTGGACAAGAAATGCTTATTAATCCGAGCTTGTTGTTTTTGGATGAACCAACATCGGGCCTTGATTCAACAACGGCTCAAAAGATTGTGTCGACTCTATGGGAGTTAGTGAATGGTGGGAGAACGATTGCGATGACAATACATCAGCCTTCAAGTAGACTGTTTTACATGTTCCACAAAGTTTTGTTATTGTCTGAAGGAAATCCCCTGTACTTTGGCAGAGGTGAAGATGTTATGGCATATTTTTCGAGCATTGGATTTTCACCCTCCGTTGCTATGAATCCCTCCGACTTCTTGTTAGATCTTGCAAATG GTGTTATAGATGATCCACAAGAAGATCAAGCATCAATCAAGCAGACTCTAGTAACTGCGTTCAAAACCAATCTGTTGGATGGAGTGAAGGAAGAACTGCAAAAATATGATGATAGCGCAGATCATGAAAAGTTACAAAAAGGGAAACTCGATCGATGGTCAAACACATGGTGGAACGAATCTGTTGTGTTGTTTAGAAGAGGAATGAAAGAACGAAAACACGATTCCTTCTCATTCCTCAAGGTTGGACAGGTCCTTATTGTATCTATATTGTGTGCAATGTTATGGTGGAGATCGTGTGACATACAGGATCAG ACTGGGCTCATGTTCTTTATCACTTCATTTTGGGGCTTCTATCCTCTTTTCCAAGCTATTTTCACGTTCCCACCAGAACGAATGATGTTGGAGAAGGAACGATCCTCAGGTATGTATCGACTCTCTTCATACTTCATGTCAAGAATTGTTGGTGACCTTCCAATGGAGCTAGTACTTCCAACTGTTTTCGTCATCATAACTTACTGGACAACGGGCCTAAAACAATCCCCAGTGAATTTTTTCTCTACCTTGTTCACCGTCCTATACGGTGTATTAGTAGCACAAGGCCTTGGACTTGCAATTGGCGCGATGATCATGGATCTCAAATCAGCTACTGTACTCGCCTCAGTAATCATGCTATCGTTCACTCTAGTCAGTGGATTTTTCGTTCAGCATGTTCCTAGCTTCATTAGCTGGTTAAAATACATATCGCTTAGCCAGTATACGTTCAAGCTCTTGATAGGGTCACAGTATGAGGCAGATGAAATGTATCATTGTGGCATAGTGGATGCAACTTGTTACGTGCATGACTTCCCCGCGATAAAGTCTGTAGGGCTTGGAGGTAAAGCGATATCAGTCGTTGCATTGACTATAATGCTTGTGGGATATAGGTTGTTGGCATATTTGGTACTTACAAGGATTGGTGTGACAAAGAAATAG